In the genome of Coraliomargarita algicola, one region contains:
- a CDS encoding spermine synthase, giving the protein MKPRILIAESTTPDGAPMSLYEHDGAYSISFRGQELMHSKASASELLLGKMGIERIHQEPQPKVMIGGLGLGFTLRTVLAGLGPEAQVDVVELVPKVVEWNREYLKDLNGALLDDSRVNVIEADVVARIREGDAQSYDAMILDVDNGPTGMVKESNNSLYSHKGLRAVRKHLKPGGRAAFWSAGDDPHFKARMEKVGFRVGHIRAKVHERSKRAAYVIYVADK; this is encoded by the coding sequence ATGAAGCCACGTATTTTAATCGCTGAGTCCACCACGCCTGATGGGGCACCTATGTCGTTGTATGAGCACGATGGTGCGTATTCCATTAGTTTTCGAGGTCAGGAACTCATGCACTCGAAGGCTTCGGCCTCCGAATTGTTGCTGGGTAAGATGGGGATTGAGCGTATTCATCAAGAGCCTCAGCCGAAGGTGATGATCGGTGGTTTGGGACTGGGCTTTACTCTGCGCACCGTCCTTGCTGGCTTGGGGCCCGAGGCACAGGTCGACGTGGTGGAGCTGGTGCCTAAGGTGGTGGAGTGGAATCGGGAATACCTTAAAGACTTGAATGGAGCTCTGTTAGACGATTCACGGGTGAATGTGATCGAGGCCGATGTGGTCGCTCGCATTCGGGAAGGTGATGCGCAAAGCTATGACGCCATGATTCTGGATGTCGACAATGGGCCGACGGGCATGGTCAAGGAGAGTAATAATTCGCTCTATTCACACAAGGGACTGCGGGCTGTGCGTAAGCACTTAAAACCCGGTGGTCGTGCAGCCTTTTGGTCGGCGGGCGATGATCCACACTTTAAAGCACGCATGGAAAAAGTGGGCTTCCGCGTCGGTCATATCCGAGCTAAAGTCCACGAACGCTCCAAGCGCGCCGCTTACGTGATCTATGTGGCCGATAAGTAG
- a CDS encoding ATP-binding cassette domain-containing protein: MLACKDLTVEIQPAGVRILDRATAEFMPKGLNAVIGPSGCGKTTLVKAMLGILPSAGDVSYAGEPVRQSSDLLGKLSFAPQFSIAHERLSVAEALCYALDLCVRDGVVKLSRLDEILRRIGLSEHRDKRVSDLSGGQLRRLGLGLELVGDPQCMVCDEVTSGLDPRSEDQILAVLEGLRDERGKTFICIIHNLAKLDVFDWITVVYEGAVVFQGSLDALNAYFNIPDALHLYDRLNEHPIEYWRTRWGEELVCFESLEAIDAVVAPPAPSALAQTWTLLKRRALLFKRDRGYWLLTLGITLGFPLLVTIFAWDGIPQLRGLAMGAGGGALEQMEASLRYRVDALEMASLVTGLILFQVILLTLMGSNNGAREIAAERQIFEKERFAGLSAGAYASSKLIFASLIAVVQGLWMMGFVKYICEFPGASLPQAGVLVLSCVSMTAVCLGFSAIFNSADKASLLSVYLVGFQLPLSGIVLALPDMLVWLCRPFINAYWGWAGYFGSMRATRLYDAYRVDSNEWIPAPALAASVLLLHFVLGAVMVFWGCQRKRWD; encoded by the coding sequence ATGTTAGCTTGTAAGGATCTTACCGTTGAAATTCAGCCTGCTGGTGTGCGCATTCTGGATCGAGCGACTGCTGAGTTTATGCCTAAGGGGCTGAATGCGGTGATTGGGCCGTCGGGCTGTGGCAAGACGACTTTGGTGAAAGCGATGCTGGGCATTCTGCCGAGTGCGGGGGATGTGAGCTATGCGGGGGAGCCGGTGCGGCAGAGCTCTGATTTACTAGGGAAACTTTCTTTTGCGCCGCAGTTTAGTATTGCGCATGAGCGGCTCTCGGTTGCGGAGGCGCTCTGTTATGCGCTGGATCTCTGCGTGCGTGATGGTGTTGTGAAGTTGTCGCGACTGGACGAGATTCTACGGCGTATCGGGTTGTCAGAACATCGTGATAAGCGTGTTTCGGATCTTAGTGGTGGGCAACTTAGGCGCTTGGGGCTGGGCTTGGAACTGGTCGGAGATCCTCAGTGCATGGTGTGTGATGAGGTGACCAGTGGATTGGACCCACGCTCGGAGGACCAAATTCTTGCGGTGTTGGAAGGGCTGCGCGATGAGCGTGGGAAGACCTTTATTTGTATCATACACAATTTGGCGAAGCTGGATGTGTTTGATTGGATCACAGTGGTGTACGAGGGGGCGGTGGTGTTTCAAGGTTCGCTGGATGCTTTGAATGCCTACTTTAATATTCCGGACGCCTTGCATCTTTATGATCGGCTGAATGAGCATCCGATTGAGTATTGGCGCACGCGCTGGGGAGAGGAGCTGGTATGTTTCGAGTCTTTGGAAGCGATTGACGCAGTGGTCGCACCACCTGCGCCGAGTGCACTTGCTCAAACATGGACCTTGTTAAAGCGGCGCGCACTGCTTTTTAAACGTGATCGTGGTTATTGGTTGCTGACTTTGGGGATCACGCTGGGCTTTCCTTTACTGGTCACGATTTTTGCCTGGGATGGTATTCCGCAATTGCGCGGGCTTGCCATGGGAGCTGGGGGTGGGGCGCTCGAGCAAATGGAAGCGAGTTTACGCTACCGGGTCGATGCTTTGGAAATGGCCTCCTTGGTGACGGGCTTGATCTTGTTTCAAGTCATATTGTTGACTTTGATGGGAAGCAATAATGGCGCGCGAGAGATTGCTGCCGAGCGGCAGATTTTTGAAAAAGAACGTTTCGCGGGGCTCAGTGCGGGGGCCTATGCGTCGAGCAAGCTGATCTTTGCTTCATTAATCGCGGTGGTGCAGGGGCTTTGGATGATGGGCTTCGTTAAATATATTTGTGAGTTCCCAGGAGCATCCTTGCCGCAGGCTGGCGTGTTGGTGTTGAGCTGTGTATCGATGACGGCGGTTTGTCTTGGTTTTTCCGCGATCTTTAATTCGGCAGATAAGGCATCGCTGTTGTCAGTGTATTTAGTCGGCTTTCAGTTGCCACTTTCTGGTATCGTGCTGGCCTTGCCGGATATGTTGGTTTGGCTGTGTCGTCCTTTTATCAATGCATATTGGGGCTGGGCTGGTTATTTCGGGTCGATGCGCGCGACTCGGCTCTATGACGCTTATCGGGTGGACTCGAATGAGTGGATTCCAGCGCCAGCGCTTGCAGCCAGCGTTTTATTACTTCATTTTGTGCTAGGTGCCGTGATGGTCTTTTGGGGTTGCCAGAGAAAACGTTGGGATTAA